In one window of Tubulanus polymorphus chromosome 3, tnTubPoly1.2, whole genome shotgun sequence DNA:
- the LOC141901169 gene encoding uncharacterized protein LOC141901169 — translation IEVEKYRQLVDNANASLAAGNFTSADEYLVKSKAKTIITCFIDSELPPKVQVNIANEVAEAILADYRHSTMDRGLFHDATVNIFTILSYLWSRFLHHRVAQLVGKAEQEHISPHHMDDIPDYFNIDTSHVKKVLVSGDEEGSRFSFSLRYGLRQIISPAVHRAYTPGGGILPDHAGRRASNYARSRQSIISHGRRESFYLDPSQSSASLSQSASSSRRRLSHGTSRLEGRRRGTLKRIDDQETSSTAEDSSDSTVPSSDKTSGGPKMSVLLKLIDGDVVNFGDK, via the exons ATAGAAGTTGAAAA gtaTCGTCAACTAGTTGATAACGCTAATGCCAGTTTGGCAGCGGGAAACTTTACTTCTGCTGATGAATACTTGGTCAAATCGAAGGCTAAAACTATTATCACTTGTTTCATTGATTCGGAATTACCTCCTAAAGTCCAG GTGAACATTGCCAATGAAGTAGCTGAAGCAATACTAGCTGATTACAGACATTCCACAATGGATCGCGGTTTATTTCATGATGCAACGGTCAATATTTTTACAATACTTTCATATCTCTGGAGTCG ATTCTTACATCATCGGGTTGCGCAACTAGTGGGAAAAGCGGAGCAAGAACACATTAGTCCTCATCATATGGACGATATCcctgattatttcaacattgacACATCTCACGTAAAGAAGGTTCTCGTCAGTGGAG ATGAAGAGGGTTCGCgtttctcattttctttaCGGTACGGTCTACGTCAGATTATCAGTCCAGCAGTTCACCGAGCTTACACTCCAGGTGGTGGGATTTTACCCGACCACGCTGGTCGCAGAGCCAGTAACTACGCCCGCAGTCGCCAAAGCATCATCAGCCACGGGAGACGGGAAAGCTTCTACTTGGATCCTTCCCAGTCGAGTGCGTCGTTGAGCCAGTCCGCGAGTAGCAGTAGAAGACGCTTGAGTCACGGTACGAGTCGTTTGGAAGGCAGGCGACGAGGAACGTTGAAACGCATTGATGACCAAGAAACATCTTCAACAGCTGAGGACTCGAGCGATTCAACGGTTCCGTCATCTGATAAAACAAGTGGTGGTCCCAAAATGTCAGTTTTACTGAAATTGATAGATGGCGACGTCGTGAATTTTGGAGATAAATAA